Proteins encoded in a region of the Terriglobales bacterium genome:
- a CDS encoding outer membrane lipoprotein-sorting protein, protein MRASLLLVGCLLLAWPARLAAQQNLEAVLTRMDQAAADFRSAQADFSWDQYQKVVDETDVQKGTIYFRRQGEKLQMAADITEPDRKSLLFADSKLQLYQPKIDQVTVYDTGKNKADVESFLVLGFGGRGHELARTFDLKLLGAETVQGVST, encoded by the coding sequence GTGCGCGCGTCGCTCCTGCTGGTGGGATGCCTGCTGCTGGCCTGGCCGGCGCGGCTGGCCGCCCAGCAGAACCTGGAAGCCGTGCTCACCCGCATGGACCAGGCCGCCGCCGACTTCCGCAGCGCCCAGGCCGACTTCTCCTGGGACCAGTACCAGAAAGTCGTGGACGAGACCGACGTGCAGAAGGGCACCATCTACTTCCGCCGCCAGGGCGAGAAGCTGCAGATGGCCGCCGACATCACCGAGCCCGACCGCAAGTCCTTGCTCTTCGCCGACAGCAAGCTGCAGCTCTACCAGCCCAAGATCGACCAGGTCACCGTCTACGACACCGGCAAGAACAAGGCCGACGTGGAGAGCTTCCTGGTGCTGGGCTTCGGGGGGCGCGGCCACGAGCTGGCCCGCACCTTCGACCTCAAGCTGCTGGGCGCCGAGACCGTGCAGGGCGTCTCCACCCA